In candidate division WOR-3 bacterium, one DNA window encodes the following:
- a CDS encoding glycosyltransferase family 9 protein, producing MADSATRESTEKIIFSIWPGLGDILFSTPSLRILRKKKPEARITVISLWGGAGRKLLELNPYIDDVIFSGPKEIFQLAKRLKRENFDLGIEQSFPVCWFFKLINVKKSVSFADNLFWWLGHFSDKKNALLHASEQYLLAIDKIDGKKLRDGKGYDLFLSEDEKNRAKEILKDFEGKIKIAVHPGARCNKNKRWDINKIIDVLHRIAEMYDCVIITIGGAEDKKNASLIESALKHKNVNLVGKTNLRETAAVFSESDLYLGHDSGPTHLASIFSPVVAIFASSNPANFRPLTEKAVIVRPKTRCSPCFHFPGYMSIFWGLRLRWFNYCPAMDTIGVEDVVTAIKEALEKWPKNSR from the coding sequence ATGGCGGATTCGGCCACACGGGAATCAACTGAAAAAATAATTTTCAGCATCTGGCCCGGACTCGGTGACATTCTTTTTTCGACACCTTCACTGAGAATTTTAAGAAAAAAAAAACCTGAAGCCCGTATAACAGTAATCAGTCTTTGGGGAGGAGCAGGCAGAAAACTTCTCGAATTGAACCCTTACATAGACGATGTGATTTTTTCCGGTCCCAAAGAAATCTTTCAATTGGCAAAAAGGCTGAAAAGGGAGAATTTCGATCTAGGTATAGAGCAATCCTTTCCTGTTTGCTGGTTTTTCAAGCTTATAAACGTGAAAAAATCAGTCAGTTTTGCCGACAATTTATTCTGGTGGCTCGGACATTTTTCAGATAAAAAGAACGCGCTTCTGCACGCAAGTGAACAATACCTTCTCGCGATAGACAAGATAGACGGAAAAAAACTCAGAGACGGCAAGGGCTACGACCTTTTTCTGTCGGAAGACGAGAAAAACCGGGCAAAAGAAATTTTAAAGGATTTTGAAGGAAAAATAAAAATTGCTGTCCACCCCGGAGCGAGATGCAATAAAAATAAAAGATGGGACATAAATAAAATCATAGATGTTTTGCACAGAATCGCCGAAATGTACGACTGCGTTATAATAACAATCGGCGGAGCCGAGGACAAAAAGAACGCTTCATTAATCGAATCGGCTCTAAAACACAAAAACGTAAATCTTGTAGGAAAAACAAATCTGCGCGAGACGGCGGCTGTTTTTTCCGAGTCCGATCTTTATTTGGGTCACGACTCCGGCCCAACGCACCTGGCTTCAATATTTTCACCTGTTGTGGCAATATTCGCCTCGTCAAATCCGGCGAATTTCAGGCCGCTGACTGAAAAAGCGGTGATAGTCAGACCCAAAACACGATGTTCGCCCTGTTTCCATTTTCCCGGTTACATGAGTATTTTTTGGGGTCTCAGGCTGAGATGGTTCAATTATTGTCCCGCCATGGACACCATAGGTGTGGAAGATGTAGTCACTGCGATAAAGGAAGCACTTGAGAAATGGCCGAAAAACTCAAGATAG
- a CDS encoding pyridoxal phosphate-dependent aminotransferase gives MPASPIRKLQSFSDDAKSRGVGVYHLNIGQPDIQTPHCIFEAMHNWESKVLAYGPSNGIVELRKAVCDYFERFDYSFLPSQVVITQGGSEAIVFAMQSICNPGEEIIVFEPFYTNYLGFSKMADVELVPIETSVADGFRIPADKVIDEKITPKTRGIIICSPNNPTGTVYTREEMSRIVFLAKKHDLFILSDEVYREFVFDKKKHVGIMDFEEISDRAIVMDSVSKRFSMCGARIGFLATKNPKLADAFLRFSQARLCPATMEQIGALAGFQHYDEFIPGMIKEYEKRRDVVFGEIGKIDNAFTLKPEGAFYCVVKLPVSDADEFSKFMLTDFTLDGQTTMVAPANGFYATKGKGRDEIRIAYVLEEARLKTAVHVLSKGIEEFNSR, from the coding sequence ATGCCTGCGTCGCCTATCAGAAAACTTCAGTCTTTTTCGGACGACGCCAAATCGAGGGGTGTAGGTGTTTATCATCTGAATATAGGACAACCGGACATACAAACACCACATTGCATATTCGAAGCAATGCACAATTGGGAAAGTAAAGTCCTCGCTTACGGTCCTTCAAATGGAATAGTTGAACTCAGGAAAGCAGTCTGCGACTATTTTGAAAGGTTCGATTACAGTTTTTTACCGTCTCAGGTAGTGATAACCCAGGGTGGAAGCGAAGCAATAGTATTTGCCATGCAGTCAATATGCAACCCGGGCGAAGAGATAATCGTTTTTGAACCTTTTTACACCAATTATCTGGGATTTTCTAAGATGGCTGATGTCGAACTTGTGCCAATTGAGACTTCAGTCGCGGACGGTTTCAGGATTCCCGCAGACAAGGTAATAGATGAAAAAATTACTCCGAAGACAAGAGGGATCATTATCTGTTCCCCAAACAATCCGACGGGAACTGTTTACACTCGCGAAGAGATGTCGCGCATAGTTTTTTTGGCTAAAAAACACGATTTGTTCATTTTGTCTGACGAAGTGTACAGGGAATTTGTTTTTGACAAAAAGAAACACGTCGGGATAATGGACTTTGAAGAAATTTCCGACAGAGCGATAGTAATGGACAGCGTTTCGAAGCGTTTTTCGATGTGCGGAGCCAGAATCGGTTTCCTCGCTACAAAAAATCCGAAGCTCGCCGACGCTTTTCTGAGATTTTCCCAGGCAAGACTTTGTCCCGCGACGATGGAACAGATTGGCGCTCTTGCGGGATTTCAGCATTACGATGAATTTATACCCGGAATGATAAAAGAGTACGAAAAACGCAGAGACGTCGTTTTCGGTGAAATCGGGAAAATCGACAACGCTTTCACTTTAAAACCCGAGGGAGCGTTTTATTGCGTCGTAAAACTTCCAGTCTCAGACGCCGACGAATTTTCAAAATTCATGCTAACTGATTTCACATTAGACGGACAGACTACAATGGTAGCTCCTGCAAACGGTTTTTACGCGACAAAAGGTAAGGGAAGGGATGAGATTCGTATTGCATACGTCCTCGAAGAAGCCCGTCTTAAAACCGCCGTTCACGTTTTGAGTAAAGGTATAGAAGAATTCAATTCGAGGTAA
- a CDS encoding glycosyltransferase family 4 protein has protein sequence MDHVLPAVDKMRKKLKILILSDVYYPTPGGVSEHIYNFAKNMRQRGHKVVIVAPKVSRKKSPEHDFDVLRAGKAVPVRANKSVAKVTVGARLYWEVKDIVRSENWDIIHTHGPYAPVLPYLGQKFNCRSALLGDHVTAKIATFHASYRRVLPYEIFKAFLQKPFSKIDGLIAVSEEAKESVEKYLKGNFRIIPNGVDSNYFNPDLPRVDKFSENDFNIFFAGRFDPRKGVTYLVKGFYFILKFVPDAKLWIGGGDKYRKLGLDFIMSRLKAKNPVIASRVEYLKFIPYAELPRYFASADIFCSPAIGGESFGIVLIEAMACGTPVVASNIAGYKEVVSDNKDGLLFKPRDIKDLARKVVTLAKDRQLRKKMGENGRKKVLEKYSWDKVTDSIEDYYYEVLEKKSNEQKSCRGGNS, from the coding sequence GTGGATCATGTTTTACCCGCCGTGGATAAAATGAGAAAAAAACTGAAAATTCTTATTCTTTCGGACGTATATTATCCCACTCCCGGCGGAGTCAGCGAGCACATATACAATTTCGCGAAAAACATGCGGCAAAGAGGCCACAAAGTCGTTATTGTTGCGCCGAAAGTCTCCCGCAAAAAATCCCCCGAACACGATTTTGACGTACTCAGAGCCGGAAAAGCCGTTCCGGTAAGAGCAAACAAAAGCGTTGCAAAGGTCACGGTAGGCGCGAGATTGTACTGGGAAGTAAAAGACATTGTCAGATCGGAAAACTGGGACATCATACACACTCACGGACCGTACGCTCCGGTCTTGCCGTATCTCGGTCAAAAATTCAACTGCAGGTCCGCTTTGCTGGGGGATCACGTAACGGCAAAAATCGCCACTTTTCACGCCAGCTACAGAAGAGTTTTGCCTTATGAAATATTTAAGGCTTTTCTGCAGAAGCCGTTTTCAAAAATAGACGGCCTCATAGCAGTCAGCGAAGAGGCAAAAGAAAGCGTAGAGAAATATCTTAAAGGAAATTTTAGGATAATTCCCAACGGGGTGGATTCGAATTATTTTAATCCTGACCTTCCGAGAGTGGATAAATTCAGTGAAAATGACTTCAACATATTTTTTGCCGGCAGGTTTGACCCGAGGAAGGGCGTCACTTATCTGGTCAAGGGTTTTTATTTCATATTGAAGTTTGTGCCAGATGCAAAGCTTTGGATTGGCGGCGGAGACAAGTACAGAAAACTCGGTCTGGACTTCATTATGTCGAGGCTCAAAGCTAAAAATCCCGTCATAGCCTCAAGGGTAGAATACCTCAAATTCATTCCTTACGCGGAATTACCACGGTATTTCGCCAGCGCCGACATATTCTGCTCGCCTGCTATAGGCGGAGAAAGTTTCGGCATAGTCCTCATAGAGGCAATGGCCTGCGGAACGCCTGTTGTCGCTTCGAACATAGCGGGATACAAAGAGGTGGTTTCGGATAACAAAGACGGATTGTTGTTCAAACCAAGAGACATAAAAGACCTGGCGAGAAAAGTTGTTACCCTTGCAAAAGACCGCCAATTGCGGAAAAAAATGGGTGAAAACGGAAGAAAAAAAGTGCTTGAAAAATATTCCTGGGACAAGGTGACAGACTCCATCGAGGATTACTATTACGAAGTGCTTGAAAAAAAATCAAATGAACAAAAATCGTGCCGCGGCGGCAATTCTTAG
- the dut gene encoding dUTP diphosphatase: MQFEVKFTFLDPSAFPPEYKTDQAAGADLRSCENLLIPSGKWAQVRTGLALEIPPGFHAEIRPRSGLALNNGITVLNSPGTIDSDYRGEVKVILINFSDEDFQVKRGDRIAQMVISESQKGVFIRCDSLTSTGRGDGGFGHTGIN; encoded by the coding sequence ATTCAATTCGAGGTAAAATTCACCTTTCTCGACCCGTCCGCTTTTCCTCCGGAATACAAAACGGATCAGGCGGCGGGAGCCGACCTGAGAAGCTGTGAAAATCTGCTCATCCCTTCAGGAAAATGGGCACAGGTGAGGACAGGCCTGGCTCTGGAGATACCGCCGGGTTTTCATGCTGAGATAAGACCTAGGTCCGGATTGGCTCTAAATAACGGCATAACTGTTTTGAACTCGCCCGGAACGATAGACTCGGATTACAGGGGAGAAGTAAAAGTCATTCTCATAAATTTTTCCGACGAGGATTTTCAAGTCAAAAGAGGCGACAGAATAGCTCAAATGGTTATATCGGAATCACAAAAGGGAGTTTTCATCAGGTGCGATTCGCTGACATCGACAGGGAGGGGTGATGGCGGATTCGGCCACACGGGAATCAACTGA
- a CDS encoding lysophospholipid acyltransferase family protein, with product MAEKLKIAYYLCSKTDPWIIEAAVSVFAIFFVLFNSRKRNTVKDNLKAMGLKPCNRLVYKTFYNMIFNIVIFFRTVEKGMDEVLSRTKVVGLRHLDKLPQDKGCIVMTCHLGLWDLAARFLTHYLARKVCAVAEFKNVSPFHYELMEKVRGSGSVEILPLESPSTSLKLAKFALKTKGIIALIGDRDISGSGKETLFFGRKSFLPKGPAHLAARLDIPVFIGYLVRTKAWNYRAYISEPFFMADRQFGMEILAEMYFEKIKIKLEKIIRENPDQWIMFYPPWIK from the coding sequence ATGGCCGAAAAACTCAAGATAGCATATTATCTGTGCTCAAAAACCGATCCCTGGATAATTGAAGCCGCGGTATCCGTTTTTGCAATATTTTTCGTTTTGTTCAACTCTAGAAAGAGAAACACGGTTAAAGACAATTTAAAAGCGATGGGTTTGAAACCCTGTAATCGGCTGGTCTACAAAACTTTTTACAACATGATTTTCAACATTGTAATCTTTTTCAGAACTGTTGAAAAAGGGATGGACGAAGTTTTGTCCCGGACAAAAGTAGTCGGATTAAGGCATTTAGATAAACTCCCGCAGGACAAAGGCTGTATTGTGATGACATGCCACTTGGGTTTATGGGACCTCGCGGCAAGGTTCCTCACTCATTACTTGGCCCGTAAAGTCTGCGCGGTCGCTGAATTCAAAAATGTCAGCCCCTTTCACTACGAACTCATGGAAAAAGTCAGAGGTTCGGGATCCGTAGAAATACTGCCTCTCGAAAGTCCTTCAACATCTTTGAAATTGGCAAAATTCGCGTTGAAGACTAAAGGAATAATCGCTTTGATAGGCGACAGGGACATTTCCGGAAGCGGAAAAGAGACCCTTTTTTTCGGAAGAAAATCATTCCTGCCGAAAGGACCGGCTCATTTGGCCGCCCGCCTTGACATACCTGTATTTATAGGGTACCTTGTCAGAACGAAAGCTTGGAATTACAGAGCTTACATCTCGGAACCGTTCTTTATGGCAGACCGTCAATTCGGAATGGAAATTTTAGCTGAAATGTATTTTGAAAAAATAAAAATTAAATTGGAAAAAATAATAAGGGAAAATCCGGATCAGTGGATCATGTTTTACCCGCCGTGGATAAAATGA